The window GATTGGAGAAGTAGAGGGAAAATTCAGATTTACCAATACATTAGTATGAAGTGGGCATTATGTTTTCTTATTGGTTTGAGTGTTAGTTTGGTTGGATTCTTTAATAATCTTGCTGTTGAGAATGTAGCTGGCCAGAAATTTGTTATCACATCCAATATGATGTTATCTAAAAGGTTCAAATTCAACATTTCCCTTCTTTTGATTGATTTAAGGCTTGTGATTTTAGATATCTGATTGGTTTTTTCTTTTGCTTTCATGTAGGCACTTGTCAGCATTTTTGATCTTTACAGGTTTCAATTTTGGACTAACACTTTTTGCATCATTATTTACTGCACTTGTGTCTCCGGCAGCTGCTGGATCTGGCATACCAGAAGTTAAGGCTTATTTGAATGGTGTAGATGCACCTGCCATTTTTTCATTAAGCACTTTGGTTGTTAAGGTTTGGACTTTGATCTACATCCTACAATACAATATTTCATTACTCCAGtgtcattaagtggctctcACTTAGGGTGGGGTTTTGGAGGgtcggatgtacgcaaccttacctttgtaaatgataaaaataaaaaagaggttgtttccgatgACCCTTTGTAGCATACGTCATGTGCAACTTCAAACAAATAAGAAACGCACATGATTTAATAAACCATTTTactttagtccattataatccgaaaCTATAGTATTATAAGGGAGAGTTTGACAAACAACTTATAGCTGATAGTTGATAGCTGATTGGAATGGTTGATTTGACTAGATGGTTTTATTAactgatttgaccagctgaaTTCATTAGCTGGTTACTTTGGTAAATTTTAGCTGATAGTTGAAAGTTAATTAATGTAAAAAGATATTTagggacatgaaaatttttttatatttatatttgtttatacTATAATCCTAGGTAAATCTTTGGCACCATTGAAATAATGAACTTAAGTTACGTCTTATAATGACTGTGTTATATACGACTACTACAAGCATCAGCCTTTCCCGAATCCAAAATCAAGATTTTCATGTACCTAGTGCTTTTAAAACTAATACAAGAAAATTCTACACCTAGTTGCATGTCATGCTGTACCTAAGCAGAATTTGATGTGTGTATGTTCATATTTTCACTTGTATATCACGTTTGTTGCATGGAGAAGAAAAATTCAGACGACTACTCAAACTAGTGTATTGGTTTATGTAGTCGACCTCAATCTTTTGGGACCAAGGCTTTGTTGTTGTTTTCAATGAGGTTTGGATTAAGATAGTGGTTGAATTGTGCATATCATTGTATCAGCTGTGTTCTTGTTTACAGATAGTTGGCAGTATATCTGCCGTTTCTGCTTCCCTTCACATCGGAAAAGCAGGCCCAATGGTTCACACTGCTTCATGTATTGGTGCACTACTGGGTCAAGGTGGATCGACAAAATATGGGTTGACTTGGAAATGGCTACATTATTTCAAAAATGACCGAGATAGGAGAGATCTAGTCACTTGTGCAACTGCTGCTGGTATTGCTGCGGCTTTTCGAGCTCCAGTTGGTGGTGTGTTGTTtgctttagaagaaatggctactTGGTATGATAACTCTCTTTTTGACAACAAAATTAAGCTAGTTTACAGAAAGGCTAACATATTCAGATAATGGTTTTCTTTCGAAAAGAAAACAGCGCGACTTCTCTTTGTTATTCTGTTTTTTCAGGTGGAGAAGTGCGCTAGTGTGGAGAGCATTCTTTTGTACAGCAGTCGTTGCTATCATGCTCCGCGGTTTCATGGATCTATGTTACAGCGGAAAGTGTGGACTCTTTGGCACAGGTGGTTTGATAATGTATAATGTCACAAAAGAGAACTTTGCATATCACCTCAGTGATGTGCCTGCTGTGCTGCTGGTTGGACTAATCGGGGGCTTTTTGGGTGCCTTGTACAATTTTATTCTCGAGAAGGTTCTCCGACTTTATAGTTTAATAAACGGGTAAGTCATGCTTTAGCTTACCAAGTACTGTAGTTCAAGGCAGAAAAAGAAGTTTGCAGTTATAGCTATCTGACCCAGGGACGAAGCCaggattttaaatttaaatagtcaACACCCTGGCAAAAGTGttatatataaaaacaaatgTTATATATAAAGTCTgagattttgtttttaaatgggAGGATTTTATAATTAGACACTTAAATAGATGGAAAACTGTGAAGATGACAATAAGAAATGTTATAGCAAAAGTGTcatatataaaaagaaatgtTATATATAAAgtcaaatattataaattagtcGAGTTTAATGAATTATCACTCTATAAAGATACAAATCGTAAAACTCAGATTTCATTTCTACTACTTTGACTACcctttatataaatattataaattagtaAACTGGGGGCCAGATTTCCCTGGCACCCCATGTAGCTTCGCCCTTGATCTGACCGTCCCTGTTGGTCTACATTTCAGGAAAGGTCTTGTTTATCAAATAGTTCTAGCTTGTTCAATCTCTATATTCACCTCCTGCCTTTTGTTTGGGCTTCCGTGGTTTGCACCTTGCCAACCTTGTCCGAGGGATGCAGCCGAGGCTTGTCCTACTATAGGCCGTTCTGGTAACTACAAGAAGTTCCAGTGTGCCCCAGGACACTACAATGATCTTGCCAGTTTGATTTTCAACACAAATGATGATGCGATACGAAACCTCTTTAGTCTCAACACAGATTCTGAATTTTATGGTATATCCATGCTTATATTTTTTGTAACATGTTTTTTCCTAAGCATTTTTAGCTATGCAATTGTCGTTCCTTCTGGTCTCTTTGTACCTGTTATTGTGACGGGTGCATCCTATGGACGTTACATTGGGATGCTAATTGGTTCAAATACGAGTCTGAACAATGGTCTCTTTGCTGTGCTCGGTGCTGCTTCTTTTCTTGGTGGGTCCATGAGAATGACAGTCTCGTTGTGTGTTATTCTCCTCGAACTCACTAATAACCTGTTACTACTGCCACTGGTGATGTTAGTTCTACTTGTATCCAAAACAGTGGCGGATGGCTTCAACGCCAATATATATGACATCATGATGAAGCTGAAGGGATTCCCTTACCTAGAATCCCATAATGAGCCATTCATGAGTCAATTAACTGTAGCTGACGTAGTTACTGGCCCACTCGAGTATCTCCATGGGATCGAAAAGGTTGGAAATATAGTCAATATTCTCAGAAGGTCAGGTCACAATGGTTTTCCTGTGATTGATGTCCCGACACAATCTGGCATGCCTAAATTGTTTGGCTTAATCCTTCGAAGCCATCTTATCGTGTTGTTGAAGAAGAAAGCCTTCTCGCTCACACCCGTGTCAGCTGGTGCTGATGTATTTAAGCAGTTTTCTTCTGTGGACTTTGCCAAGGGTGGATTTGACACTATTGATGACATTGAAGATATACAATTTAAAGATGAAGAAATGAAGATGTTTGTTGATCTTCACCCATTCACGAATGCATCACCGTATACTGTTGTGGAGACGATGTCTTTAGCAAAGGCTCATGTACTTTTCCGAGAAGTTGGTCTCAGGCACATGTTAGTCACCCCGATAACTACTGATGTAAGTTACATGTCTACTTTCTACTTCACTTTAAGTCGAGTCATTTTTAGTTTGATACGCAAATCGCAGCATCCACTAGTCATTTGTATACACAAATATCTT of the Amaranthus tricolor cultivar Red isolate AtriRed21 chromosome 6, ASM2621246v1, whole genome shotgun sequence genome contains:
- the LOC130816014 gene encoding putative chloride channel-like protein CLC-g; translation: MSSELNGGDEESLIEPLNHTSNQQLSRLTNTSSQLALVGVNVCPIESLDYEIIENDFFKQDWRSRGKIQIYQYISMKWALCFLIGLSVSLVGFFNNLAVENVAGQKFVITSNMMLSKRHLSAFLIFTGFNFGLTLFASLFTALVSPAAAGSGIPEVKAYLNGVDAPAIFSLSTLVVKIVGSISAVSASLHIGKAGPMVHTASCIGALLGQGGSTKYGLTWKWLHYFKNDRDRRDLVTCATAAGIAAAFRAPVGGVLFALEEMATWWRSALVWRAFFCTAVVAIMLRGFMDLCYSGKCGLFGTGGLIMYNVTKENFAYHLSDVPAVLLVGLIGGFLGALYNFILEKVLRLYSLINGKGLVYQIVLACSISIFTSCLLFGLPWFAPCQPCPRDAAEACPTIGRSGNYKKFQCAPGHYNDLASLIFNTNDDAIRNLFSLNTDSEFYGISMLIFFVTCFFLSIFSYAIVVPSGLFVPVIVTGASYGRYIGMLIGSNTSLNNGLFAVLGAASFLGGSMRMTVSLCVILLELTNNLLLLPLVMLVLLVSKTVADGFNANIYDIMMKLKGFPYLESHNEPFMSQLTVADVVTGPLEYLHGIEKVGNIVNILRRSGHNGFPVIDVPTQSGMPKLFGLILRSHLIVLLKKKAFSLTPVSAGADVFKQFSSVDFAKGGFDTIDDIEDIQFKDEEMKMFVDLHPFTNASPYTVVETMSLAKAHVLFREVGLRHMLVTPITTDRPAVVGMLTRHDFMPEHILSLNPSLVTRRWKRLRFQFTPFANM